The genome window CTATGGCAAGCGTACACTATTTGAAGATGTAAATCTTAAGTTTACACAAGGCAATTGCTATGGCATTATTGGTGCCAATGGCGCAGGTAAATCTACTTTTTTAAAGATCCTTTCTGGCGAGATTGACCCAAGCAGCGGCTCGGTAAGTTTTACCCCCGGCGAACGCATGGCGGTACTAAGCCAAAACCACTATGCTTTTGATGATTTTACTGTTATAGAAACCGTAATGATGGGGCATAAGGAAATGTATGCCGTAATGAAAGAAAAAGATGCTATTTATTTAAAAGAAGATTTTACCGATGCTGATGGCGAACGTGCCGGCGAGCTGGAAAACCTTTTTGCCGAAATGGATGGCTGGAACGCAGAAAGCAACGCGGCTACTTTACTAAGTAACCTTGGTATTAAAGAAGAATTTCATTACCAGCTGGTAAAAGACCTTGACAATACGCAAAAGGTACGTGTGTTATTGGCACAGGCACTTTTTGGCAAACCTGATATTTTATTACTGGATGAGCCTACCAACGATTTGGACATCCACACCGTAAGCTGGCTGGAAGATTTTTTAGCCGGGTATGAAGCAATAGTATTGGTGGTATCGCACGACAGGCACTTTTTAGATACCGTTTGTACCCACGTGGTAGATATTGACTTTGCAAAAATGAGCATCTATACCGGTAACTACTCTTTCTGGTACGAATCGAGCCAGCTGGCTTTAAAACAGCGCTCGGATCAGAACAAGAAGACCGAAGACCGGGTGAAGGAATTGCAGGAGTTTATTCGCAGGTTTAGTGCAAATGCTTCTAAATCAAAACAGGCTACCAGCAGGAAAAAAGCTTTGGATAAGATCAATATTGATGAGATCCAACCCTCTAACCGTAAATATCCGGGTATTATATTCAACAACCAGGGACGCGAAGCCGGCGACCAGATCCTGCAGATAGAAAACCTCGGCAAATCATTAAACGGCGAGGTATTGTTTGCCAATGTGCGCCTGATGGTAAATAAAGGTGATAAAATAGCGGTGCTTTCGCAAAACAGCCTGGCCACAACTGCATTTTATAATATTTTAACAGGCCGCGATAAGGATTACAAAGGCGAGTTTAAATGGGGGGTAACCATAAACCCCGCGGATATTCCGATTGATAACACGGAATACTTTAAGGGGAAAGACGATAACCTGATCGACTGGCTGCGGGAATACTCACCCGGTGAAAAGGACGACCAGTTTATCCGTGGCTTTTTAGGCCGGATGCTGTTCTCGGGCGAGGAAGTGTTAAAGAAAAGTAACGTATTGTCAGGCGGCGAAAAAATGCGCTGTATGTTCAGCCGCATGATGCTGCAATCAGCCAATTTGCTGATGTTTGACGAACCTACCAATCACCTTGACCTGGAATCTATCACCGCATTAAATAATGGCATGAAGGACTTCAGGGGCACGATGTTGTTTACCACCCGTGACCATGAGCTGGTAGAAACGGTAGCTAACCGGATAATTGAATTAACCCCGGGCGGCGTGATTGATAAGCTGATGACCTACGATGAATACATTAACAGCGACGTAGTGCAGAAGCAGCGCGAGGAGTTTTATGCAATGGCGTAACTAATTCAATTGGGTATTAAATAGCTAACAATATAATAGCGCAGCTTCGGGGGCTTGTTTTTAACTTATCCGTAAAGCAGGCTGGAAGCTAAATTAAAGTTAGCTAATAATGCTTTTTTTCTTGTTTATTAAATTGCGGATTTTGGAATTCAATATACAGGGGTCAAACGGTTTCGCTATAAAATCGTCAACACCGGCAAGTTTTGCAGCGGCCTTTTCAGTTGGCAGCACCGAGGCAGAAAATGAGATTATAGGGATATTTTTAGACGTATTTGATTCTTCACGAATTTTTCTTGTGGCTTCAATACCGTCCATAATTGGCATATGCGTATCCATTAATATCAAATCATAATTTTTTGACTTTAATTTTTCAAACGCTTCCAGCCCATTTGTTACAGCATCTACTTCAATACTCCAATTTTTAAGCATTTTTTTGATAATATAGTGGGTTGTTAAGTTATCGTCTGCCAATAAGACTAAGGTGTCATAAAATTTGGGTAAATCAGATAATGAATTGTTTGCTTCAATATGGTTTGATCCTTCAGCGGCTAACGAAAATGTATTGGTAAAAGTGAATGTTGTGCCAACACCAATTATGCTTTCAACTGATAATTCGCCGCCTTTTAGTTCAACCAGCCTTTTTACAATGGATAACCCCAAGCCTGTGCCCCCAAATTTTTGCCAGGATCTGTTTCCAATCTGTTCAAACCGGTTAAAGATCTCGCTGGTCTCAGATTTTGGGATCCCGATACCAGTGTCTTTTATCATAAACTGGAGTACTGCGCTGCTATCGTTTTTTTTGATTGTTTTTAGAGAAATGCATACGGACCCATAATGTGTAAACTTGATAGCGTTATTGATCAGGTTAACTAAAATCTGATTTAGCCTCAGTTCATCAGCCAGTATCATTTTTGGTACATCCGTGCCCACATCGCAAATAAGCGTTAATCCTTTATCCACGGCTAAAGGCTCTGTAGTTTTACAAACTTTTCTTATCAGGTTGATAATATTCACTTCTGAACGCTCGATTTTTATTTTATCGGCATCAAGCTGCGCACTTTCCAAAATATCATTTACAATTCCAATTAATGATTTAGAAGAGAATTGCATCAGTTCAATTATTTCGAGTTGGTCCGAGTTAGGTGAAGTCTCCTTCAACAGCGCCGTCAAACCAATGATCCCATTCAGGGGAGTGCGGATCTCATGACTCATATTCGCCAGAAAATTTTCTTTAAACACCTTGCTCTTCTGTTTTTCTTCAATCGCTTTAAATAATTTTTTTTGATAATTTTCTAATGCAATATTTTGATTTACTATTTCCCGCTTATGCCTGATTAAAGTAATCAGCGATTTTACTTTTGCTAAAGTGATATAAGTCGAGTGGCTTAAATAAATAGTCTGCTGCTCCATTATTTAGCCCTTTAACAACATCGCCTGATTTGGTAGAGTAGCCGGTTATTAATACAACAATAATATCTTTGGTCAGTGGGTTTTGTTTTATCAAATCAAGTAATTCGAAACCGTCCAGCCCTGGCATTTTTACATCGATTAAAGCGATGCCTATATTATTTCTGATGCACAAATCTATCACCTGTTTGGGTGTGCTGGTAGTAATTATATCTAACCCTTCCTGCTCTAATGCTGCTTCCAGTATTTCTACGTTGTCAATTTTATCGTCAACAATTAACAGCTTAATATTTTCTGAAGGGTTTCGTTTCATGGTTGGTAGGTTATATAAGTGGCGTAGCCAATGGGAGCCCATCGGTCCTTCAGCCATTATTATTTATCTAGAACAAAACACCTGAAACACGTTATTGTTTGCAACGTTTAACTAAATAATAAACTAATAAATTATAAATTAAATTTCTCTCAAAATTGGCCATGATTTGGGGCTTATCTGCTTATGAATTTCAATTATTCGGTTTAGCTACATATAAAAAAGGCGGCAGGTTGCGCTTTTGTGCGGTTTTTTTCGTTTATTTGCAGCCCGGAAAAAAATAATGACTTGGTAGCTCAGCCGGTAGAGCAACTGACTCTTAATCAGTGGGTCGAGAGTTCGATCCTCTCCCAGGTCACAAAAAATCAAAAACCGCCTCTAACGCAAATTAGAGGCGGTTTTTTGTTTTTAGATAAAGTTAGATACCGTGAATTCAATATTGCTATTGATGAAACATGCTTATTATCAGATACTTACGCCAGTTTATTCCCTGATAAAAAGCAAATGTGCTGATAATCAGGTTGTTCTACTTTGTTCCGGGTGTTCCGTGTGCAAAATGGAACACGCTACGGCTTGAATACGCAACTTGCCGCAGCTGAAACTACGGCTGCACGCGGCTATAGAGCGGTTTAGGTGTTAGGCCACATTTTGCTTATTTCTAACGCACGTTAGTTAATCAATTATTATACTGTCAACGGCTTTCTTCATGGCGTTTTCCTTTACGCCCGGCACTTTTAACCCTTCGGCGCGGAATACAGTAAGGTCTGTCATGCCCAAAAAGCCTAGGAAGGCTTTTAAATAAGGGGCAACAAAGTCGTTGGCTTCACCGGGTCCTTCTGAAAAAACGCCACCAGACGACATGGCTACATAAACCTTTTTTCCGGTCACCATGCCAATAGGGCCATTTGCTCCGTAGCCAAAAGTTATCCCGGCCCTGGTGATGTGATCGATCCAGGCCTTTAGTGCAGAGTGGATGGTAAAGTTTATCAGCGGCGCGCCAATCACAACGATGTCTGCAGCAAATAACTGTTTAACCAGCTCATCAGAGAGGCGAACCGATTCTTTATCGGCTGCGGTGAGCTGATCTTTGGGAATAAAAAATGCGCGCAGCACAGCGGGGCTAAGGTGCGGGATCCCGGTATCTACCAGGTTCAGCTCCTCTAGCGTACTGTCCGGATATTTCTCCCGGATCTTTTCAACAATGGTGTTACCCAGTTTAATACTATAAGATGCAGCGCCCTGCAAGCTTGATTTTAAATGAAGGATGTGTTTCATAACAATTTACTTATTTGATAATAATTCTGTTAAAAAATCCGGGATTGTTGTACCTCCTTTTTGTTTACATCAAAGGTTTCTGCCCCGGATAATTAAGGGCAAAACTAGGGTTACCGGGTGGTAAAAAGTTAGTAGTTACCCAAAGGTAAGCGGTTACATTGAGGTAAGTGATTACCTTTGCAGTTATGAAAATCATTAAAAATGAGGCCCTTCCGAACAAGATGGAATGCGCGGACTCGCTCAAAAATGTTATTGATGCTTTATACGTTATTAACGGGAAATGGAAGCTGGCGGTGATCCTTTGCCTGGTGCAATCACCCAAACGTTTTAATGAAATTCAGCATCAGATCACCGGGATCTCTGCCAAAGTATTAGCAAATGAACTAAAAGACCTGGAGCTGAATGATTTTATTACCCGGACCGTATACCCAACCAATCCTGTAAGCATCATTTACGAAGCGACCCCCTATAGCCGTACTTTAAAAAATGTGCTGGGCGAACTAAATGCCTGGGGTGAACAGCATAGAGAAAAAATTAAGCAAAGCATGCGAAAGCAGTCCTGAGTTCAAAAAAAAGCCATTCGCTGCTGCTGAATGGCTTTTTCATTTATTGTTGGATAAATTAGGGGCGCAATTGAATTAATAGGCACTGTCAGCCGTGGTAACGCGGATAAGTTTTGCGTTCACAAATTCATAGATTGCCGCCGGGGATTGTTCCCTTCCGTAACCTGAATGTTTGGTGCCGCCAAATGGCAGTTCAGGCGCTATGCCGGTAACATGGTTGATATAAACCATACCCGTTACCATCTGCCTGGCCACGTTAACAGCCCTTTCGTTATTGGAGCTGAATACACTTCCACCCAGGCCGAATTCGGTTGCGTTTGCCAGGTCAATGGCTGCCTGCTCATCCTTTACTTTGTAAAACATGAATACCGGGCCGAAGATCTCTTCCTGGTAGGCGGCTGTGCCGGGCCTGATGTCAGCAAGAATGGTGGGCTCCATAAAGGCTCCCGGGCGATTGATACGGTGGCCACCAGTAATTACCGTTGCACCCTGTTCCACTGCCGTTTGAACCTGCTTGATAACGTCATTTACCGCTTTTTCGCTGCTTAAAGGAGCGAGGTCGGTTTTTTCATCCATCGGGTCACCCACTTTTAGCGCTGCAAATTTTGCTTTTACTTTTTCCAGGAATAAGTCGGCGATGCCTTCCTCTACGATGATCCTTTTTGGCGATACGCAAACCTGTCCTGCATTCCAGATCCGGCCACGCACAGCAGCCTCGGCGGCTTGCTCCACATCTGCATCATCCAGCACGACAAAGGCATCGCTGCCACCCAGCTCTAAGGTAGATTTCTTAATATATTTTCCTGCTGCCGCCGCGATAGAAGAACCTGCGGGTTCGCTGCCGGTAAATGTTACTGCTTTGATCCTTTCATCAGCTACCAATACATCGGTTTCACTGCCGGGGATAAATAAATTCTGGTAAACGCCTTCCGGAAAACCGGCTTCCAGGAAAATGTCTTCCATGATCTGGGCGCACTGCGGTATGTTTGAGGCATGTTTAAGCAGCATGGTATTGCCTGCCATTAAATGTGGTGCAGCAGAACGGGTGATTTGATAGAAGGGAAAGTTCCAGGGCTGGATACTCAGTATCACACCCAGCGGCTCGTAACTGAGGAAGGCTGAACCGTGAGGTGTCTCCAGCGGCTGGTCGGCCAAAAACTTTTCACCATTGGTTGCATAATATTCAAAAATATCCGCGCATAACGCTACTTCTCCCTGGCTTTCCTTAAACAGTTTTCCCATTTCCAGCGTGGCCAGCTCTGCCAGCTGGGCGGCCTTTACCCGCAGCAGGTGCGCCACGCGGTGCAGGAGCTGCGCTCTTTTCGCTTTTGGTGTTTTACGCCAGCTTTGAAAAGCTTTGTCAGCAAGGGCAATCTTCGACTCAATTTGCGCTGCAGTCATTACGTCGAAAGATTTAACAAGTTCGTTATTGAAGGGGTTGACGGTTTTAATGGGGGATGTTTTAACTTTTGGTTCCATTTTTTTGTTTTTTAAGGTGAATCAAAGTTAATACCCTGTGTGCTGGCAAAAATGATGAAAAGCAGCTGTCAACGTGAGCCTGCTCACTTTTTTGGCCCGGATGTTTCTATAAGTTTGGCCTTATAATACAGTTGATCATGAGCAGCGAACTAATGGATTTTTCTGACCAGATAGATGAATTATTTGATCAGGCAACAGATGAAACAGATAGCTTTTGGGAAGAACTATCCAACCTGTTTATCTGACCGCACTTTAATCGTCCACGCATCTGCAGTAATG of Mucilaginibacter xinganensis contains these proteins:
- a CDS encoding NAD-dependent succinate-semialdehyde dehydrogenase, whose protein sequence is MEPKVKTSPIKTVNPFNNELVKSFDVMTAAQIESKIALADKAFQSWRKTPKAKRAQLLHRVAHLLRVKAAQLAELATLEMGKLFKESQGEVALCADIFEYYATNGEKFLADQPLETPHGSAFLSYEPLGVILSIQPWNFPFYQITRSAAPHLMAGNTMLLKHASNIPQCAQIMEDIFLEAGFPEGVYQNLFIPGSETDVLVADERIKAVTFTGSEPAGSSIAAAAGKYIKKSTLELGGSDAFVVLDDADVEQAAEAAVRGRIWNAGQVCVSPKRIIVEEGIADLFLEKVKAKFAALKVGDPMDEKTDLAPLSSEKAVNDVIKQVQTAVEQGATVITGGHRINRPGAFMEPTILADIRPGTAAYQEEIFGPVFMFYKVKDEQAAIDLANATEFGLGGSVFSSNNERAVNVARQMVTGMVYINHVTGIAPELPFGGTKHSGYGREQSPAAIYEFVNAKLIRVTTADSAY
- a CDS encoding FMN-dependent NADH-azoreductase yields the protein MKHILHLKSSLQGAASYSIKLGNTIVEKIREKYPDSTLEELNLVDTGIPHLSPAVLRAFFIPKDQLTAADKESVRLSDELVKQLFAADIVVIGAPLINFTIHSALKAWIDHITRAGITFGYGANGPIGMVTGKKVYVAMSSGGVFSEGPGEANDFVAPYLKAFLGFLGMTDLTVFRAEGLKVPGVKENAMKKAVDSIIID
- a CDS encoding ABC-F family ATP-binding cassette domain-containing protein — encoded protein: MITVSNLSLRYGKRTLFEDVNLKFTQGNCYGIIGANGAGKSTFLKILSGEIDPSSGSVSFTPGERMAVLSQNHYAFDDFTVIETVMMGHKEMYAVMKEKDAIYLKEDFTDADGERAGELENLFAEMDGWNAESNAATLLSNLGIKEEFHYQLVKDLDNTQKVRVLLAQALFGKPDILLLDEPTNDLDIHTVSWLEDFLAGYEAIVLVVSHDRHFLDTVCTHVVDIDFAKMSIYTGNYSFWYESSQLALKQRSDQNKKTEDRVKELQEFIRRFSANASKSKQATSRKKALDKINIDEIQPSNRKYPGIIFNNQGREAGDQILQIENLGKSLNGEVLFANVRLMVNKGDKIAVLSQNSLATTAFYNILTGRDKDYKGEFKWGVTINPADIPIDNTEYFKGKDDNLIDWLREYSPGEKDDQFIRGFLGRMLFSGEEVLKKSNVLSGGEKMRCMFSRMMLQSANLLMFDEPTNHLDLESITALNNGMKDFRGTMLFTTRDHELVETVANRIIELTPGGVIDKLMTYDEYINSDVVQKQREEFYAMA
- a CDS encoding winged helix-turn-helix transcriptional regulator, with translation MKIIKNEALPNKMECADSLKNVIDALYVINGKWKLAVILCLVQSPKRFNEIQHQITGISAKVLANELKDLELNDFITRTVYPTNPVSIIYEATPYSRTLKNVLGELNAWGEQHREKIKQSMRKQS
- a CDS encoding ATP-binding protein is translated as MEQQTIYLSHSTYITLAKVKSLITLIRHKREIVNQNIALENYQKKLFKAIEEKQKSKVFKENFLANMSHEIRTPLNGIIGLTALLKETSPNSDQLEIIELMQFSSKSLIGIVNDILESAQLDADKIKIERSEVNIINLIRKVCKTTEPLAVDKGLTLICDVGTDVPKMILADELRLNQILVNLINNAIKFTHYGSVCISLKTIKKNDSSAVLQFMIKDTGIGIPKSETSEIFNRFEQIGNRSWQKFGGTGLGLSIVKRLVELKGGELSVESIIGVGTTFTFTNTFSLAAEGSNHIEANNSLSDLPKFYDTLVLLADDNLTTHYIIKKMLKNWSIEVDAVTNGLEAFEKLKSKNYDLILMDTHMPIMDGIEATRKIREESNTSKNIPIISFSASVLPTEKAAAKLAGVDDFIAKPFDPCILNSKIRNLINKKKSIIS
- a CDS encoding response regulator, whose protein sequence is MKRNPSENIKLLIVDDKIDNVEILEAALEQEGLDIITTSTPKQVIDLCIRNNIGIALIDVKMPGLDGFELLDLIKQNPLTKDIIVVLITGYSTKSGDVVKGLNNGAADYLFKPLDLYHFSKSKIADYFNQA